The Marivivens sp. LCG002 genome contains a region encoding:
- a CDS encoding Crp/Fnr family transcriptional regulator, with protein MTSAQRNPLTRKLSAFVALSDVELAVLEGLHKRRRSFVAGRDLVHQGQAAHAAYILSSGWVCSYKLQADGTRQIVDFQLPGDFLGLRSVLLRTSDHSFEPIVDIEAAEVLESDLLDAFEQTPRLATAILWAASRDEAMVVEHLVGIGRRDAETRIAHFLLELKSRLTLLGIGSKEGFDCPLTQYHLADALGLSAVHVNRILRQLRENGLVTFRDGRVAFHDYSRLVDLAEFDPTYLDQTGPLLK; from the coding sequence ATGACATCAGCCCAACGCAACCCATTGACCCGCAAGCTCTCGGCCTTCGTCGCTCTCTCGGACGTCGAACTCGCTGTGCTTGAAGGACTTCACAAGCGTCGCCGCTCATTCGTCGCAGGACGTGATTTGGTGCATCAGGGCCAAGCGGCTCATGCTGCCTACATTCTGTCGTCAGGTTGGGTCTGTTCTTACAAGCTCCAAGCCGACGGAACCCGTCAGATCGTGGATTTCCAGTTACCGGGAGATTTTCTAGGATTGCGCAGCGTCTTGCTGCGCACTTCAGACCACAGTTTCGAACCCATCGTCGACATCGAGGCGGCTGAAGTGCTGGAGAGCGACCTTCTCGATGCGTTCGAACAGACGCCGCGCCTCGCGACCGCCATCCTTTGGGCGGCATCGCGTGACGAGGCTATGGTCGTTGAACATCTCGTCGGCATAGGCCGGCGTGATGCGGAGACCCGCATAGCGCATTTCCTGCTGGAACTAAAATCGAGGCTTACGCTCCTTGGAATAGGTAGCAAAGAAGGATTCGACTGCCCTCTAACGCAGTATCACCTCGCCGATGCACTGGGGTTGAGTGCGGTCCATGTGAACCGCATCTTGCGCCAGCTTCGCGAGAATGGACTGGTAACCTTCCGGGACGGCCGTGTCGCGTTTCACGACTATAGTAGACTGGTGGACCTCGCCGAGTTCGACCCGACATATCTGGACCAGACCGGGCCGCTCCTCAAATAG